One window of the Bacillota bacterium genome contains the following:
- the fliR gene encoding flagellar type III secretion system protein FliR, with product MLDFVYWTKAYQLFLCLVARLSGFLATAPFFASRNIQPSVRGFLSILLALLFLPLFSAGDLLLADTGWSLVLMLLKEVVLGLTLGYASSIVFAAFQVAGQIIDMQMGFGMINVLDPQSGNQIPLIGNYLYLIAMLVFLAYDGHHFLLHALWSSWQLVPPGGTWGSPDLLWEILRATAVMFIAGIEIATPVLGALFLADLALAVLARTMPQLNVFVVGLPMKSLLGLFTLALSVPVYGVFLQIVLTEVQRTLDFILSLMPP from the coding sequence GCTAGACTTTGTTTACTGGACTAAGGCGTATCAGTTGTTTCTGTGTTTGGTGGCCCGCTTAAGCGGCTTTCTGGCTACAGCTCCTTTCTTTGCCAGTAGGAACATTCAACCCAGTGTACGGGGTTTTTTAAGTATATTGCTGGCTCTGCTTTTTCTGCCTCTGTTTTCGGCGGGAGACCTGTTACTGGCTGACACTGGCTGGAGTCTGGTTCTGATGCTCCTTAAGGAAGTAGTACTGGGTTTGACCTTAGGTTATGCCAGCAGCATTGTCTTTGCCGCCTTCCAGGTGGCGGGCCAAATCATTGATATGCAAATGGGATTTGGAATGATTAATGTTTTGGATCCTCAAAGCGGTAATCAAATACCGCTAATCGGGAACTATCTCTATCTAATAGCGATGTTAGTTTTCTTAGCTTATGATGGACACCATTTCTTGCTTCATGCTCTTTGGAGCAGCTGGCAGTTGGTGCCTCCGGGAGGAACTTGGGGTAGCCCGGACTTGTTGTGGGAAATTCTAAGAGCTACGGCAGTGATGTTTATAGCTGGCATTGAGATTGCTACTCCGGTCTTGGGGGCTTTGTTCCTGGCTGACTTAGCCTTGGCTGTTCTAGCGCGGACCATGCCGCAACTGAATGTTTTTGTAGTGGGTCTACCCATGAAGTCTTTGTTGGGGCTGTTCACTCTTGCTTTGTCGGTGCCTGTTTACGGTGTTTTCTTACAGATAGTGCTCACGGAGGTGCAACGGACCCTTGACTTTATTCTTTCGCTCATGCCACCGTGA